In a genomic window of Weissella tructae:
- a CDS encoding MepB family protein: MYKSVEILKACLDMSFDNVEIIEEKQNAAYEGFYIPKLNVRSRLAKQTPKKAGFFVTHYVADGDGNRPYTVKETLNMLAICIPDEGAFLFPKEILMEKKIITTSVIGKMGFRVYLPTEMALNASAQKTQAWQAKYYYSVR; this comes from the coding sequence ATGTATAAGTCAGTAGAGATATTAAAAGCATGTCTTGATATGTCTTTTGATAATGTTGAAATCATCGAAGAAAAACAAAATGCTGCTTATGAAGGGTTTTATATCCCGAAATTAAATGTTCGAAGTCGTTTAGCCAAACAAACGCCTAAGAAGGCAGGTTTCTTTGTTACGCATTATGTGGCAGACGGGGATGGTAATCGACCATATACTGTGAAAGAAACATTAAACATGTTAGCCATCTGTATTCCTGATGAGGGTGCATTTCTATTTCCAAAAGAAATTTTAATGGAAAAGAAAATCATTACAACAAGTGTTATAGGTAAAATGGGATTCAGAGTCTACTTGCCAACAGAGATGGCATTAAATGCTTCGGCTCAGAAAACGCAAGCGTGGCAGGCTAAATATTACTATAGTGTCCGTTAG
- a CDS encoding DUF3397 family protein, giving the protein MATIVAWPITIVITLVLWGVLWGSKRFFLQSSWPKWVEPVDIATVVAWWSIQSISYQNWGHSFLLPLLLMLVLWGIAIALYQTFLGQNFTLQRFGRQWFRIMNITTMSLVVILALLSWLL; this is encoded by the coding sequence ATGGCAACAATCGTCGCATGGCCAATAACCATTGTTATAACACTTGTTCTATGGGGTGTTTTATGGGGATCAAAGCGATTCTTTCTACAAAGTTCTTGGCCTAAATGGGTAGAACCTGTGGACATAGCAACTGTTGTGGCATGGTGGAGTATTCAAAGCATCTCATATCAAAATTGGGGCCATTCATTTTTGTTACCACTATTATTGATGTTGGTATTATGGGGAATTGCCATAGCACTATATCAAACATTTTTGGGTCAAAATTTCACGTTGCAACGTTTTGGACGTCAATGGTTCCGAATCATGAATATCACAACAATGAGTTTAGTAGTTATCTTGGCCTTGCTGAGTTGGTTACTTTAA
- a CDS encoding cold-shock protein encodes MEKVLGTVKSWDKGFGFIEIKGEPDVFVHYTQIETQNVRRLTEGQQVALMVVQGLRGPQATGVEVINEA; translated from the coding sequence ATGGAAAAAGTTTTAGGAACAGTTAAGAGCTGGGATAAAGGGTTTGGTTTTATTGAAATTAAAGGTGAACCAGATGTCTTTGTACATTACACACAAATCGAAACGCAAAATGTTCGTCGTTTGACTGAAGGGCAACAAGTTGCGCTAATGGTTGTACAAGGACTACGTGGACCACAAGCAACTGGTGTGGAAGTGATTAACGAAGCATAG
- a CDS encoding NUDIX hydrolase, producing MDEQYREEVIAEAVKFDGKIIKVTQQTVRLPNGAEATRDIVYHSGAVAVMALTSDDKMILTRQWRAPIKAMSLEIPAGKLDDRDKKDTLHAAIRELNEEVRMQAGNWQEVANFYTSIGFADEHMTLYLATDLSPVDDELPQDDDENLDLLMVTFDEMTELFNAGKLQDAKTLMAYFHWQVLRNK from the coding sequence ATGGATGAACAATATCGAGAAGAAGTCATTGCAGAGGCTGTTAAATTTGACGGTAAGATTATCAAAGTAACCCAACAAACGGTGCGTTTACCAAATGGGGCAGAAGCAACGCGCGATATTGTTTATCACAGTGGTGCAGTAGCCGTGATGGCATTAACATCAGATGACAAAATGATTTTAACGCGTCAATGGCGTGCGCCTATTAAAGCAATGTCTTTGGAAATTCCTGCTGGGAAGCTTGATGATCGAGATAAAAAAGACACCTTACATGCGGCAATTCGTGAATTAAATGAAGAAGTACGCATGCAAGCTGGAAATTGGCAAGAAGTGGCTAATTTTTACACGTCAATTGGTTTTGCCGATGAACATATGACATTGTATCTAGCAACAGACTTATCACCAGTGGATGATGAACTTCCGCAAGACGATGATGAGAATCTAGATTTGTTAATGGTCACATTTGATGAAATGACTGAATTATTTAATGCCGGAAAACTTCAAGATGCGAAGACGTTAATGGCTTATTTCCATTGGCAAGTGTTGCGCAACAAGTGA
- a CDS encoding 5'-methylthioadenosine/adenosylhomocysteine nucleosidase encodes MRYGVINAMQEEKLALLEAMTDMVKVEKGLKEFYTGKIGSTEVVVVESGIGKVEAAITTTLLINEFDVDAVINSGSAGALGADLRIGDIVIADNLAYGDADARAFGYAYGQVPQQPATFVPDEALASAMADEFAKKATGKLYRGLILTSDSFIAGPEQKDVLLGHFPEAMSAEMEGAAIAQVATTYNKPFAVVRAISDNANGEAGPTFDEFIVDAGRQSAEVLIHFFNK; translated from the coding sequence ATGCGTTACGGTGTTATTAATGCGATGCAAGAAGAAAAGTTAGCATTGTTAGAAGCAATGACTGACATGGTTAAAGTAGAAAAAGGGTTGAAGGAATTTTACACAGGTAAAATTGGATCAACTGAAGTTGTTGTTGTAGAATCTGGAATTGGTAAGGTCGAAGCTGCGATTACAACAACATTGTTGATTAATGAATTTGATGTTGATGCTGTGATTAACTCAGGATCAGCAGGTGCCTTGGGTGCAGATTTGCGTATTGGAGACATCGTCATTGCTGATAACTTAGCTTATGGGGATGCTGATGCACGTGCATTCGGTTATGCCTATGGTCAAGTACCACAACAACCAGCGACATTTGTACCAGATGAAGCATTGGCTTCTGCAATGGCTGATGAATTTGCTAAGAAGGCAACAGGAAAGCTATATCGTGGATTGATTTTGACGTCTGATTCATTTATTGCTGGTCCAGAACAAAAGGATGTTTTGTTGGGACACTTCCCTGAAGCAATGTCTGCAGAAATGGAAGGGGCAGCGATTGCGCAAGTAGCAACAACTTACAACAAGCCATTTGCTGTTGTTCGTGCTATTTCAGACAATGCTAACGGTGAAGCAGGACCAACATTTGATGAATTCATTGTAGATGCGGGACGTCAATCTGCAGAAGTATTGATTCATTTTTTTAACAAGTAA
- a CDS encoding LysM peptidoglycan-binding domain-containing protein, which yields MNKKLMSTVTIAGLATLGGVVDASADTKYTIEKGDTLSHIALEYATTVRQLATENKIENPDLIFAGDTLWINGVPTNVRPAAPQANVAPTNNVVAPSTPDVQNVVVEQTTPQTEEKVTTTPEVEEKAPEANVEVAEPETTPVVEEEATEEPTKDVESEVVVEEEPAVEEVQTPVQPETPKAVEVPKAVEAPKPVAPKAVEVPKAVETPKPIEIVQPQVQEKKQPVTPVAPKPQTPAQPQVNQNLSVYDRFLNAGGTAAMWTHIVMPESGGNPNALSPNGYRGLGQTKEAWGVGSVEEQTAGMLNYASQRYGSIAGAISFRLANGWW from the coding sequence ATGAATAAAAAGTTGATGTCCACAGTAACGATTGCAGGATTAGCAACACTTGGGGGTGTTGTGGATGCCTCAGCAGATACTAAGTATACTATTGAAAAGGGAGATACATTGTCACATATTGCTTTAGAATATGCGACCACTGTACGCCAACTAGCAACTGAAAATAAAATTGAAAATCCAGATTTGATCTTTGCAGGAGATACATTGTGGATTAATGGGGTACCTACAAACGTACGCCCAGCAGCACCACAAGCTAATGTAGCACCTACAAACAATGTTGTGGCACCAAGTACACCTGACGTGCAAAACGTCGTTGTAGAACAAACAACACCACAAACAGAAGAAAAGGTAACTACAACACCGGAAGTAGAAGAGAAAGCTCCTGAAGCCAACGTAGAAGTCGCTGAACCAGAAACAACACCTGTTGTGGAAGAAGAAGCGACAGAAGAACCTACTAAGGACGTGGAATCAGAAGTAGTTGTTGAAGAAGAACCTGCTGTTGAAGAAGTACAAACGCCAGTTCAACCAGAAACACCAAAAGCTGTCGAAGTGCCTAAGGCTGTTGAAGCGCCAAAGCCGGTAGCACCTAAAGCTGTAGAAGTACCTAAGGCTGTTGAAACACCAAAGCCAATTGAAATTGTACAACCACAAGTACAAGAAAAGAAGCAACCGGTAACGCCAGTAGCACCAAAGCCACAAACACCGGCACAACCACAAGTAAACCAAAACTTGTCTGTTTACGATCGTTTCTTGAACGCAGGTGGAACTGCAGCTATGTGGACACACATTGTGATGCCTGAATCAGGTGGAAACCCAAATGCATTGTCACCAAATGGTTACCGTGGACTTGGACAAACCAAAGAAGCTTGGGGAGTTGGATCAGTTGAAGAACAAACTGCGGGGATGCTAAACTATGCATCACAACGTTATGGTTCTATTGCTGGCGCAATCTCATTCCGCTTGGCTAATGGTTGGTGGTAA
- the nrdI gene encoding class Ib ribonucleoside-diphosphate reductase assembly flavoprotein NrdI: MEIRLLYISQSGNTRAFVQRLTTFAAEQGQVTFTPVEISDATPDDFETTPYYAFVPTYLDGGNGIDNGVKETLTNALGEYLDYGNNGRHILGVIGSGNKNFNIQYTLTANRYADKYNVPMLADFELRGMPQDVTRIYDILLQHLTDKNLL; encoded by the coding sequence ATGGAAATTCGTCTACTTTACATCTCACAATCAGGAAACACTAGAGCATTTGTACAACGGCTAACTACTTTTGCTGCAGAACAGGGACAGGTAACTTTCACCCCAGTTGAAATCTCTGACGCAACACCTGATGACTTTGAGACCACACCTTATTATGCATTTGTTCCCACATATCTTGATGGTGGAAACGGCATTGACAATGGTGTTAAAGAAACGCTAACAAATGCCTTAGGCGAATATCTAGACTATGGTAATAACGGTCGACACATTCTTGGTGTCATTGGATCAGGTAATAAAAACTTCAATATCCAATATACCTTGACCGCTAATCGATATGCCGATAAATATAATGTCCCAATGTTGGCTGATTTCGAACTACGAGGGATGCCTCAAGATGTTACCCGCATTTACGACATCTTACTTCAACATCTAACAGATAAAAATTTACTTTAA
- the nrdH gene encoding glutaredoxin-like protein NrdH — protein MNEVTIYTKNQCVQCMMTKKTLAQYGVDFVEKNIEEDPEALAFLRAEGFQAVPVLFAEGMEPVQGFRPDVLTALAKAQAAI, from the coding sequence ATGAATGAAGTAACAATTTACACAAAAAATCAATGTGTCCAATGTATGATGACAAAGAAGACCTTGGCACAATATGGTGTTGATTTTGTTGAAAAAAATATTGAAGAAGATCCAGAAGCACTAGCATTTTTGCGTGCAGAAGGTTTCCAAGCAGTACCTGTTTTGTTTGCAGAAGGAATGGAACCTGTTCAAGGTTTCCGACCTGACGTATTAACAGCCTTGGCAAAGGCACAAGCAGCTATCTAA
- the nrdE gene encoding class 1b ribonucleoside-diphosphate reductase subunit alpha has translation MSLLDLDQDKVTYFDLNNELNIPKDNSIQMGKDKEALAAFLTENVEPNTLKFATLRERFDYLLENDFIDPALLAQYDFSVIEKLYDFLFEQKFQFKSFMAAYKFYAQYAIKTNDGAYYVERYEDRVVMNALFYAAGNEELAMRLANEMVHQRYQPATPSFLNAGRSRRGELVSCFILQTSDDMNAIGRTINSALQLSKIGGGVGITLSNLREAGAPIKGIQNAASGVVPVMKLLEDSFSYSNQMGQRNGAGVVYLSVFHPDIMAFLATKKENADEKVRIKTLSMGVTVPDKFYDLVKNNDKMYLFSPYDVEREYGTPFNYVDITAEYDNMVANDNIKKTVINARDLENELSKMQQESGYPYVINIDTVNRANPIAGKVVSSNLCSEILQIQKPSIVNNKQEHEVLGTDVSCNLGSTNIVNMMETDNFEQSVDTMVRALTFVSDNTSLDIVPTVQNGNRQVHAIGLGAMGLHAMFAKNHMHYGDEEALDFTNAYFLMLNYYTLKASNEIAKERNEAFYEFELSDYASGQYFDKYVQNDWTPKTQKVRDLFANHNFPTQADWEELKASVMKYGVYNAYRMAIAPTGSISYVNDSTASLHPIINKIEERQEKKIGKIYYPAPYLDASTIPYYESAYNMDMRKVIDVYAIAQQHIDQGMSLTLFMRSTITEGLYEWKNGRTNKMTTRDLNILRNYAYHKGVKSLYYVRTYTDDMEEFGVNECESCSI, from the coding sequence ATGTCATTGTTGGACCTAGATCAAGACAAAGTAACGTACTTTGACTTAAACAACGAATTAAATATCCCAAAGGATAATTCTATTCAAATGGGAAAGGATAAGGAAGCGTTAGCAGCATTCCTTACAGAAAATGTTGAACCCAACACTTTAAAATTTGCGACTCTCCGTGAACGATTCGATTACCTATTGGAAAATGATTTCATCGATCCTGCACTATTAGCGCAATACGACTTTTCAGTAATTGAAAAGCTATACGACTTCTTATTTGAACAAAAGTTCCAATTCAAGTCATTTATGGCGGCTTACAAGTTCTACGCACAATATGCTATCAAGACAAATGATGGTGCTTATTATGTTGAACGTTATGAAGACCGTGTTGTGATGAACGCATTGTTCTACGCGGCAGGAAACGAAGAATTAGCCATGCGTTTGGCAAATGAAATGGTTCACCAACGTTATCAACCAGCCACACCATCATTCTTGAACGCAGGTCGTTCACGTCGTGGTGAACTTGTCTCATGTTTCATCTTGCAAACAAGTGATGACATGAATGCAATTGGACGAACAATTAATTCTGCTTTGCAACTATCTAAAATTGGTGGTGGAGTTGGAATTACTTTGTCTAACCTACGTGAAGCTGGAGCCCCAATCAAGGGAATTCAAAATGCCGCATCAGGTGTGGTACCAGTGATGAAGTTGTTGGAAGACTCTTTCTCTTACTCAAACCAAATGGGACAACGTAATGGGGCTGGGGTTGTGTACTTGTCAGTATTCCATCCAGACATTATGGCCTTTTTGGCAACGAAGAAAGAAAATGCCGATGAAAAGGTTCGTATCAAGACGCTTTCAATGGGTGTAACAGTTCCAGACAAGTTTTATGACTTGGTGAAGAACAATGACAAGATGTACCTATTTTCACCATACGATGTTGAACGTGAATATGGTACACCATTCAACTATGTAGACATTACAGCTGAATATGACAACATGGTGGCTAATGACAACATTAAGAAGACTGTGATTAATGCACGTGATCTTGAAAATGAATTGTCAAAGATGCAACAAGAATCAGGTTACCCATATGTAATCAACATTGACACAGTTAATCGTGCTAACCCGATTGCTGGTAAAGTTGTGTCATCTAACTTGTGTTCAGAGATTCTACAAATCCAAAAGCCTTCTATTGTGAATAACAAGCAAGAACATGAGGTTTTGGGAACAGATGTTTCATGTAACTTGGGTTCTACGAACATCGTTAACATGATGGAAACAGATAACTTTGAACAATCAGTAGATACAATGGTTCGTGCATTGACATTCGTGTCAGATAACACGTCATTGGACATCGTACCTACTGTTCAAAATGGTAACCGTCAAGTCCATGCTATCGGTCTAGGAGCAATGGGACTACATGCAATGTTTGCTAAGAACCACATGCATTACGGAGACGAAGAAGCATTGGACTTTACAAATGCTTACTTCTTGATGTTGAATTACTACACATTAAAGGCATCTAACGAAATCGCTAAGGAACGTAATGAAGCGTTCTACGAATTTGAATTGTCAGACTATGCTAGTGGTCAATACTTCGATAAGTATGTGCAAAATGACTGGACTCCAAAGACGCAAAAAGTACGTGATTTGTTTGCTAACCATAACTTCCCAACTCAAGCTGATTGGGAAGAATTGAAGGCATCTGTTATGAAGTATGGTGTGTACAATGCATACCGTATGGCTATTGCACCAACAGGATCAATTTCATACGTTAATGACTCAACTGCTTCATTGCACCCAATCATTAACAAGATTGAAGAACGTCAAGAAAAGAAGATTGGGAAGATTTACTACCCAGCACCATATCTTGATGCATCAACGATTCCATATTACGAATCAGCCTACAACATGGATATGCGTAAGGTGATTGATGTGTATGCAATTGCACAACAACATATCGATCAAGGAATGTCTTTGACATTGTTTATGCGTTCAACTATCACAGAAGGTTTGTACGAATGGAAGAACGGTCGAACAAACAAGATGACAACTCGTGATCTAAATATTCTTCGTAATTATGCCTACCATAAGGGTGTAAAGTCATTGTATTATGTACGTACGTACACAGATGACATGGAAGAATTTGGTGTTAATGAGTGTGAAAGTTGTTCAATCTAA
- the nrdF gene encoding class 1b ribonucleoside-diphosphate reductase subunit beta — MAENYKAINWNQVEDAIDKATWEKLTEQFWLDTRIPLSNDLDDWRQMTSVEHNLVGKVFGGLTLLDTLQSQDGMTSLKENSTTQHEEAVLNNIEFMESVHAKSYSSIFETLNTEREIDEIFEWVDENEYLQYKAQKINDIYHNGTALQRKVASVFLETFLFYSGFYTPLYYLGHNKLNNVAEIIKLILRDESVHGTYIGYKFQIGFNKLSEEEQTELKTWMYDLLFDLYSNEEKYTHELYDGVGWSDSVLTFLRYNANKALMNLGQDPLFPDTVADVNPIVMNGISTTTSNHDFFSQVGNGYRLGEVEVMSDDDYNYGLTK; from the coding sequence ATGGCCGAAAATTATAAGGCAATTAATTGGAATCAAGTTGAAGATGCAATTGATAAGGCAACGTGGGAAAAACTAACTGAACAATTTTGGTTGGACACACGTATTCCATTATCAAACGATTTGGATGATTGGCGTCAAATGACATCAGTGGAACACAACTTGGTAGGTAAGGTATTTGGTGGATTAACACTTTTGGATACTTTGCAATCACAAGATGGAATGACTTCATTGAAGGAAAACAGCACGACGCAACACGAAGAAGCTGTGTTGAACAACATTGAATTTATGGAATCTGTCCATGCTAAGTCATACTCATCAATTTTCGAAACGTTGAATACTGAACGCGAAATTGATGAAATCTTTGAATGGGTTGATGAAAATGAATACCTACAATACAAGGCACAAAAGATTAATGATATTTATCATAATGGAACTGCCTTGCAACGTAAGGTTGCGTCTGTATTCTTGGAAACATTTTTGTTCTATTCAGGATTCTACACACCGTTGTACTACCTAGGACACAACAAGTTGAACAACGTTGCTGAAATCATTAAGCTAATTTTGCGTGACGAATCTGTTCACGGAACGTATATTGGATATAAGTTCCAAATCGGATTTAATAAGCTTTCTGAAGAAGAACAAACAGAATTAAAGACTTGGATGTATGATCTATTGTTTGACTTGTACTCAAACGAAGAAAAGTACACACATGAATTATATGATGGTGTCGGATGGTCAGATTCTGTTTTGACATTCCTACGTTACAATGCCAACAAAGCATTGATGAACTTGGGACAAGATCCTTTGTTCCCAGACACAGTAGCTGATGTAAATCCAATTGTTATGAATGGTATCTCAACAACGACTTCAAACCATGATTTCTTCTCACAAGTGGGAAACGGTTACCGTTTGGGTGAAGTTGAAGTGATGTCAGATGATGACTATAACTACGGACTAACAAAATAA
- the trpX gene encoding tryptophan ABC transporter substrate-binding protein yields the protein MNNKIKATITGLAVILLVGLYTETKAEETATRDVAHVGILQFTAHPALDAINKGILSELSDAGYILGKNLEVTQLNAQGDQSNLQTMATKLATQKNDVNVGIATPAAVPLANSITDKPVVFAASTNPVGAKLVKSMEKPGANVTGVSDQAPLPAQLKMIHAFVPELKTLGIIYTSSDDAASTEAKRMDALAQKAGIATKMYTISSSNDLNQTAQQLVSNGQVEAIFVPTDNTIAGAFSTLVKQANEAHVPIFPTVDTMVESGGVAAVSINQTEIGRMTGRQIVKILKGQEPKDMPVDFIKDGQFVVNEKQMKQLNMKIPAAYSDAKAVKSEAN from the coding sequence ATGAATAATAAAATTAAAGCAACAATCACAGGATTAGCGGTTATCTTGTTGGTAGGATTATATACAGAAACAAAGGCAGAAGAAACTGCGACACGTGATGTGGCACATGTCGGTATACTACAGTTCACTGCACATCCAGCGTTAGACGCAATTAATAAAGGGATTTTATCTGAACTATCTGATGCAGGATACATTCTCGGTAAAAATCTAGAAGTGACGCAATTGAATGCGCAAGGTGATCAATCTAATCTCCAAACAATGGCAACTAAGTTAGCGACCCAAAAAAATGACGTAAATGTTGGGATTGCAACACCGGCGGCTGTGCCTTTGGCTAATAGTATTACTGATAAGCCGGTTGTATTTGCTGCTTCAACGAATCCTGTAGGGGCTAAGTTAGTTAAGTCGATGGAAAAGCCAGGTGCAAATGTGACTGGGGTATCTGATCAAGCACCTCTACCAGCGCAGTTAAAAATGATTCATGCTTTTGTTCCAGAGTTAAAGACTCTAGGGATTATCTATACATCATCTGATGATGCAGCTTCAACAGAAGCCAAGCGAATGGATGCCCTAGCTCAGAAAGCCGGCATTGCGACTAAAATGTATACAATTAGCTCTTCAAATGATCTAAATCAAACAGCACAACAATTAGTGTCTAATGGGCAGGTAGAAGCAATCTTTGTTCCAACGGATAATACCATCGCGGGAGCATTTTCAACGTTAGTGAAACAAGCAAATGAGGCACACGTTCCGATCTTTCCAACCGTTGATACGATGGTGGAAAGCGGAGGTGTAGCTGCCGTATCAATCAATCAAACAGAGATTGGTCGTATGACAGGGCGTCAAATTGTTAAAATATTAAAGGGGCAAGAACCCAAAGATATGCCCGTCGATTTCATTAAGGACGGACAATTTGTTGTTAATGAAAAACAAATGAAACAATTAAACATGAAGATACCTGCAGCGTATTCTGATGCAAAAGCAGTGAAAAGTGAGGCAAACTAA
- a CDS encoding ABC transporter permease: MAMLISAIGQGLIWAAVGIGLFLTFRILNFPDMTVEGTFPLGAATAVVLISGGMNPYLATLCAMGAGALAGMVTGLLYTKGQVPILLAGILTMTAAYSINLRILGQANRSLLQMPTVFSNDLLQKLPNNYPVVIVGLIVVIIVITLVSLFLKTQLGQAFVATGDNATMARSMGISTDTMTILGLMIANGFIGLGGALVAQNNGFADVNMGMGIIVVGLASIIIGEVLFSGNLTLMERLITVAIGSILYRFVLVLVLYIGFNADDLKLVSAIILGLALMIPKLGKRLNIKWRKEA; this comes from the coding sequence ATGGCAATGTTAATATCAGCAATTGGACAAGGGTTAATCTGGGCAGCCGTAGGAATCGGATTGTTTTTAACATTTCGAATTCTTAACTTTCCAGATATGACAGTTGAAGGGACATTCCCACTAGGAGCCGCGACAGCGGTTGTGTTGATTTCTGGAGGTATGAACCCATATCTAGCAACATTATGCGCGATGGGCGCTGGGGCGTTGGCAGGAATGGTGACAGGGTTACTCTATACGAAAGGCCAAGTCCCTATTTTATTGGCAGGTATTCTAACGATGACCGCTGCATATTCAATCAATCTACGTATTTTAGGTCAAGCAAACCGTTCGTTGTTACAAATGCCGACGGTATTCTCTAATGACTTACTACAAAAGTTACCTAATAATTATCCCGTCGTTATCGTCGGGTTAATCGTTGTGATTATCGTTATCACATTAGTTAGTTTGTTTTTAAAAACACAATTAGGGCAAGCGTTTGTGGCAACTGGTGATAATGCAACAATGGCTCGTTCAATGGGAATTAGTACTGACACAATGACTATTTTAGGCTTGATGATTGCGAATGGATTTATTGGTCTTGGTGGTGCATTAGTCGCGCAAAATAATGGTTTTGCCGATGTAAATATGGGAATGGGAATTATTGTTGTGGGACTTGCCTCAATTATTATCGGAGAAGTGTTGTTTTCTGGTAACTTAACATTGATGGAACGTTTGATTACTGTAGCAATTGGATCAATTCTATATCGATTTGTCTTAGTACTTGTCTTATACATTGGATTTAACGCAGACGACCTTAAATTAGTGAGTGCTATCATTTTGGGATTGGCATTAATGATTCCAAAATTAGGTAAGCGTCTAAATATTAAGTGGCGAAAGGAGGCTTAA
- a CDS encoding ABC transporter ATP-binding protein: MAEMSLELIDATVTVNQGTPEERNILNHVNLQIRQGEFVTVLGSNGAGKSTLLNVIAGNLKLTSGEIWLGGQNVTHLNDLQRTKTLARVFQDPKLGTAPRMTVAENLLLSQKRGQRRSLRNRGLTAQKKMELAEIAQTMGNGLSERLDVPTGNLSGGQRQALSFLMATQVRPDVLLLDEHTAALDPKTSQQLMTLTNDKIREADLTAMMITHDLNDALVYGDRLLVIENGGIGKDFDSNAKSDLSVSDLLTYFNKY, from the coding sequence ATGGCCGAAATGAGTTTAGAATTAATCGATGCAACGGTAACAGTTAATCAAGGAACGCCTGAAGAGCGGAACATTTTAAATCATGTGAATCTACAAATTCGTCAAGGTGAATTTGTTACCGTGTTAGGCTCAAATGGAGCTGGAAAATCAACTTTATTGAATGTTATTGCAGGAAATTTAAAGCTAACAAGTGGAGAAATCTGGTTGGGTGGTCAAAATGTGACACACTTAAATGATTTACAACGAACGAAGACACTAGCCCGTGTGTTTCAAGATCCTAAATTAGGGACTGCCCCTCGAATGACTGTCGCTGAGAATTTACTGTTATCTCAAAAGCGTGGTCAACGTCGCTCATTGCGTAACCGTGGACTAACAGCGCAAAAGAAAATGGAACTTGCTGAAATTGCACAAACTATGGGGAATGGATTAAGTGAACGACTTGATGTACCAACAGGTAATTTATCAGGTGGTCAACGTCAAGCATTGTCATTCTTAATGGCGACACAAGTGCGACCAGATGTGCTACTTTTAGATGAACATACGGCAGCGTTAGATCCGAAGACAAGTCAACAACTGATGACATTAACAAACGATAAAATTCGTGAAGCTGATTTAACGGCCATGATGATTACTCACGACTTAAATGATGCATTAGTTTATGGTGATCGTTTATTGGTCATTGAGAATGGTGGTATTGGGAAAGACTTTGATAGCAATGCTAAATCTGATTTATCAGTATCAGACTTATTGACGTATTTTAATAAATATTAA
- a CDS encoding fluoride efflux transporter FluC translates to MKRQILVQILAVFVGGLIGGAVRETLMLTIKMGQFPLNTVVVNLTGVFLAVLVTTKLCQSWHKIAYVHEFLDVGILGAYTTYGTVILDLATKTSFVMGMIYLTTTIVGSVFMIYLARYVGRRWS, encoded by the coding sequence ATGAAACGACAGATTTTAGTACAAATTTTAGCGGTATTTGTCGGGGGACTAATCGGGGGTGCAGTTCGAGAAACCTTAATGTTAACGATTAAAATGGGACAATTTCCATTAAATACAGTCGTTGTTAATTTAACAGGTGTCTTTTTAGCTGTATTAGTGACAACCAAATTGTGCCAATCATGGCATAAAATTGCCTATGTTCACGAATTTTTAGATGTCGGAATCTTAGGGGCGTACACAACATATGGTACGGTGATTTTAGACTTAGCAACTAAAACGAGTTTTGTGATGGGAATGATTTATTTGACGACTACGATAGTCGGGAGTGTATTCATGATTTATCTAGCGCGTTATGTCGGTAGGAGGTGGTCATAA